The following are from one region of the Biomphalaria glabrata chromosome 4, xgBioGlab47.1, whole genome shotgun sequence genome:
- the LOC106062480 gene encoding uncharacterized protein LOC106062480: MACILFAIFIQSLLCLVTSESLFDDQCSMTDHYLSNFDNKDILYFSISNDCNNGTVYWNYPQGTAVLNARRPGQQFELCILSSYTTTFDKVEVNVGKEDGPVSIPSDDATTCIYSINGEAAFTLQAPTPMRYMTIFDYLIRLNAQ; the protein is encoded by the exons ATGGCATGTATTCTATTTGCTATATTTATTCAAAGTTTGCTCTGTCTGGTCACCTCGGAAAGTTTGTTCGATGACCAGTGCTCAATGACCGACCATTATCTAAG TAACTTTGACAACAAAGATATTCTTTACTTTTCTATCTCCAATGACTGCAATAATGGTACCGTGTATTGGAACTATCCACAG GGCACTGCGGTGCTGAATGCAAGACGCCCTGGGCAACAGTTTGAGCTCTGTATCTTGTCCAGCTACACCACCACGTTTGACAAGGTTGAGGTCAATGTTGGCAAAGAAGACGGTCCAGTGAGCATACCGTCGGACG ATGCAACCACATGTATATACAGCATCAACGGAGAAGCAGCCTTCACATTGCAAGCCCCTACACCGATGAGATACATGACCATATTTGACTACTTGATTCGCCTCAATGCCCAGTGA
- the LOC106065228 gene encoding NXPE family member 1-like isoform X1 yields MTLAVNCGAQWIREYLTTPPKDAWYDFEREYLMDLPITDLKKASSFVFSTAQLLNASTNFIIGDVVAVLVTIRDGYDQRKHKGGDEITAWFNDIQRDSKMAAKVTDFNNGTYLISSVLPWQGTLRLSIELTYSREFFMALLTSHLLIKAFQQTIAGFANTKANESTPCFNTPVLPGYNASEVCNLTSLNGSPWFCGLPVKKELTCQDYKWTRLLFNNADAPLLPAELSILRDRRYGLIGVKEPILIDVLAPSSSSQDKQMRIVPLIPCHQVPARKTWEQEESAGYFYADIGWVSLQCYPGHDFDAACRKDVEILFLGDSNLRGHYYMAADAIPCDHILKAASEKWHKPLLCLDKENNVTLRWLPHSNPFKTYATQWADPLNDLIPSNVAIDNIPTTGRYIVVLNHYLHITGQHISAYVDKMITIKNSLLNAFARNPSITVVLQGPHIVTREGSYRGGDMMIRFINRIHMDVFKELRDKVLYYPVLDMTIASRNNDTHPEAYVRREWTRYLFALMCNRLNGSS; encoded by the exons ATGACACTCGCTGTCAA TTGTGGAGCGCAGTGGATCAGAGAGTATTTGACTACACCACCAAAAGACGCATGGTACGATTTTGAGAGAGAGTATCTGATGGATTTGCCGATTACCGATTTAAAAAAGGCTTCGAGTTTCGTTTTCTCCACAGCTCAGTTGCTCAATGCCAG caCCAACTTCATCATTGGTGACGTCGTAGCAGTCCTAGTAACCATCAGAGACGGCTACGACCAACGGAAACACAAAGGCGGCGATGAAATTACAGCGTGGTTCAATGACATTCAACGCGACAGCAAGATGGCCGCAAAAGTTACAGACTTCAACAACGGTACCTACCTAATCAGTTCCGTACTGCCATGGCAAGGTACGCTCAG GTTATCTATAGAATTGACTTACTCCCGGGAGTTCTTCATGGCCTTGTTAACGAGCCATCTTTTAATCAAAGCTTTCCAACAAACTATTGCAGGATTTGCCAACACTAAA GCCAATGAGTCGACACCTTGTTTTAACACCCCTGTATTGCCTGGCTACAACGCAAGTGAAGTCTGTAACTTGACATCTTTGAATGGATCGCCATGGTTTTGTGGTCTTCCTGTGAAGAAAGAGCTGACCTGCCAGGACTATAAGTGGACAAGACTACTATTTAACAATGCTGACGCTCCACTGCTGCCAGCAGAGTTGTCGATACTTCGTGACAGAAG GTATGGCCTAATAGGAGTCAAAGAACCAATACTAATCGATGTTTTAGCAC CTTCAAGTTCGTCCCAAGACAAGCAGATGAGAATTGTGCCTTTGATTCCATGCCACCAAGTTCCTGCCAGAAAAACATGGGAACAGGAAGAGTCAGCGGGATATTTCTATGCTGACATTGGATGGGTGTCTTTACAGTGCTACCCCGGGCATGACTTTGATGCTGCATGTCGCAAAGATGTTGAG ATTTTGTTCCTTGGAGACTCCAATTTACGAGGACACTATTACATGGCTGCAGACGCTATTCCATGTGATCACATTCTGAAAGCTGCCTCTGAGAAGTGGCACAAGCCTCTCTTGTGTCTGGACAAAGAGAACAACGTCACCTTAAGATGGCTACCTCATTCCAACCCTTTTAAAACATATGCC acTCAGTGGGCCGACCCTCTGAATGATTTGATTCCTTCCAATGTTGCCATTGACAACATTCCCACCACTGGCCGTTATATAGTGGTCTTGAACCACTACCTTCACATTACAGGGCAACATATTAGTGCCTACGTGGACAAGATGATCACCATCAAAAACTCCCTACTAAATGCCTTTGCCAGGAATCCCAGTATCACTGTTGTCTTACAG GGTCCCCATATTGTTACTCGTGAGGGCAGCTACAGGGGCGGCGACATGATGATCCGTTTCATCAATCGAATCCACATGGATGTATTCAAAGAGCTGAGAGACAAAGTCCTGTACTATCCTGTGCTGGACATGACGATAGCCAGCAGGAACAACGACACACACCCAGAGGCCTATGTCCGCAGAGAGTGGACCAGATATCTGTTTGCACTCATGTGTAACCGTTTGAATGGAAGCTCTTGA
- the LOC106065228 gene encoding uncharacterized protein LOC106065228 isoform X2, which yields MTLAVNCGAQWIREYLTTPPKDAWYDFEREYLMDLPITDLKKASSFVFSTAQLLNASTNFIIGDVVAVLVTIRDGYDQRKHKGGDEITAWFNDIQRDSKMAAKVTDFNNGTYLISSVLPWQGTLRLSIELTYSREFFMALLTSHLLIKAFQQTIAGFANTKANESTPCFNTPVLPGYNASEVCNLTSLNGSPWFCGLPVKKELTCQDYKWTRLLFNNADAPLLPAELSILRDRRYGLIGVKEPILIDVLAPSSSSQDKQMRIVPLIPCHQVPARKTWEQEESAGYFYADIGWVSLQCYPGHDFDAACRKDVETQWADPLNDLIPSNVAIDNIPTTGRYIVVLNHYLHITGQHISAYVDKMITIKNSLLNAFARNPSITVVLQGPHIVTREGSYRGGDMMIRFINRIHMDVFKELRDKVLYYPVLDMTIASRNNDTHPEAYVRREWTRYLFALMCNRLNGSS from the exons ATGACACTCGCTGTCAA TTGTGGAGCGCAGTGGATCAGAGAGTATTTGACTACACCACCAAAAGACGCATGGTACGATTTTGAGAGAGAGTATCTGATGGATTTGCCGATTACCGATTTAAAAAAGGCTTCGAGTTTCGTTTTCTCCACAGCTCAGTTGCTCAATGCCAG caCCAACTTCATCATTGGTGACGTCGTAGCAGTCCTAGTAACCATCAGAGACGGCTACGACCAACGGAAACACAAAGGCGGCGATGAAATTACAGCGTGGTTCAATGACATTCAACGCGACAGCAAGATGGCCGCAAAAGTTACAGACTTCAACAACGGTACCTACCTAATCAGTTCCGTACTGCCATGGCAAGGTACGCTCAG GTTATCTATAGAATTGACTTACTCCCGGGAGTTCTTCATGGCCTTGTTAACGAGCCATCTTTTAATCAAAGCTTTCCAACAAACTATTGCAGGATTTGCCAACACTAAA GCCAATGAGTCGACACCTTGTTTTAACACCCCTGTATTGCCTGGCTACAACGCAAGTGAAGTCTGTAACTTGACATCTTTGAATGGATCGCCATGGTTTTGTGGTCTTCCTGTGAAGAAAGAGCTGACCTGCCAGGACTATAAGTGGACAAGACTACTATTTAACAATGCTGACGCTCCACTGCTGCCAGCAGAGTTGTCGATACTTCGTGACAGAAG GTATGGCCTAATAGGAGTCAAAGAACCAATACTAATCGATGTTTTAGCAC CTTCAAGTTCGTCCCAAGACAAGCAGATGAGAATTGTGCCTTTGATTCCATGCCACCAAGTTCCTGCCAGAAAAACATGGGAACAGGAAGAGTCAGCGGGATATTTCTATGCTGACATTGGATGGGTGTCTTTACAGTGCTACCCCGGGCATGACTTTGATGCTGCATGTCGCAAAGATGTTGAG acTCAGTGGGCCGACCCTCTGAATGATTTGATTCCTTCCAATGTTGCCATTGACAACATTCCCACCACTGGCCGTTATATAGTGGTCTTGAACCACTACCTTCACATTACAGGGCAACATATTAGTGCCTACGTGGACAAGATGATCACCATCAAAAACTCCCTACTAAATGCCTTTGCCAGGAATCCCAGTATCACTGTTGTCTTACAG GGTCCCCATATTGTTACTCGTGAGGGCAGCTACAGGGGCGGCGACATGATGATCCGTTTCATCAATCGAATCCACATGGATGTATTCAAAGAGCTGAGAGACAAAGTCCTGTACTATCCTGTGCTGGACATGACGATAGCCAGCAGGAACAACGACACACACCCAGAGGCCTATGTCCGCAGAGAGTGGACCAGATATCTGTTTGCACTCATGTGTAACCGTTTGAATGGAAGCTCTTGA